The Deltaproteobacteria bacterium sequence CAGCGCCTGCGAGTGTCACTTTGAAGCTTTTTGTTTCCCGAGCTCCTTGTGCGTCGGTCAATGTGACACGAACTTCCCACTCGCCACCCATGATGAAAAACACATTTCTAACATTGAACACACCTGTCAGTATGTTGCCGTTGGCATCGACCGCCCGCTCAACTTGGGTTGGCGCCGAGCCGTGTCCCATGCTTGGCATCCAAAGTACGACGTCCACATTATCAGTCAGTTCAGTCTCTTTATGTGTGCTTGCAACCTTTGCTTCTAGAACAAGAAGCGAATCCTTATTGACGACTGGATCATTGGGAAAGCTTGCGTGAATGTGCAGGGTGTTTTGTTTAAACGACAAATGCCCGGCCAATGCAGGCGGGTGATGGCCGCCGTGAGCAGCAGCAGTTCCGCCAATCAATAGCGCCGAAAAAAGAGCTAGTGTATTCAAAATCGATTTCATTTCATTCTCCATGGTATTTGTAGTTTTCAATCCAACATTAAAACACGGCGATCAAACGCCATTGGGACTTTAATAAAATAGGAGCCCTCGCCCGGTTTTGGCATCCGTGAAAAGCACGTGTAATAGTACTTATCATCCATAGACGCTTTGCCAGTTTGCGTGCCGTCGATCGGAAATTTCCAAAAGCGCATTAGTGGAGCGGGCAAGGTTTTCGCTTGTGCGAGGCCTGCCACGGAGTACTTCCAAAGTGGCTGTCCGTAGAAGCTAACAATCGCCACGTTAGAATCCGAGGCCACGCTATCAGCTCCGGGATCTAGGCCGTCGAGTTCAGCGACGACAGCTTCAGTTTCGAGATCAATCACCACGATTCCTCGAAAAGCGGGCTTTTCGCGTTCGCCGACAAGACTGTAGCTATCAAGTACGGCCAAGGCATACTTTCCAGAAATTGTTATTCCGTTCACCACGGATTCCAGTGGTCGGTGAGAAAGCGCAACGGGAAAGGCTCGCGTGATTTTTTTTGTTTTGAGATCAAAAAAGGAAATCCCAAGGCGACCGTGTGCGATGACGACTTTTTCTTTGTATCGGGCAAACGCTCGCGGGTGTTCCTCGTCTTGAAAGGGGCGAGAGAGCAAGTTTGTGCCGTGGGTTGCCAATCGCTTAAATTGGGCCAAGTCCCATTCTTCGATCCCCGAGTAAGTCAGCACATAGGTGGACGACT is a genomic window containing:
- a CDS encoding FixH family protein; this encodes MKSILNTLALFSALLIGGTAAAHGGHHPPALAGHLSFKQNTLHIHASFPNDPVVNKDSLLVLEAKVASTHKETELTDNVDVVLWMPSMGHGSAPTQVERAVDANGNILTGVFNVRNVFFIMGGEWEVRVTLTDAQGARETKSFKVTLAGAGHGPH